The nucleotide sequence GCCAGCGGGTCGGCCGGACCGGTGCCGCCCGGCAGCTCCGGGGCGTCCGGCTGCGGCTCCTCCGCCACCACCATGGGCGCCGGCTCCGCGCCGTCGAACGGCTGCACGAACGTGACGACACCTCCGACGGCCACCGCGACCCCGGCCGCCACGGCCAGCGCCGCCCCGGCCGTCCGCCGGCGCCGCGCCCGTCGCCCGGCCCGCAGCAGCTCGGACGTCGGCGCGGGGCCCACCGGCACGCGGTCGGCCAGCTCGCCCAGCAGCGTCGAGGTCTCCCGATCGGTCACGATGCCCTCCCGCCGCGCAGCTCGGAGACGTCCAGGTCGGTCGAGAGCTGGGCGAGGGCGCGGGAGAGCCGGCTCTTCACCGTGCCGGGTGCGATCCGCAGCGCCTCGGCGATCTGCTGCTCGCCCAGGTGCGCGTAGTACCGGAGCACGACCACCTCCCGGTGGGCCGCGCTCAGCCGGCGCAGCGCCCGGCGGACGGCGTCGGCGTCGTCCACCTGGCCGGTGACGTCGTCGGACGCGAACTCAGGCAGCTGCTCGGTGGGTCGCTCCCGCCACCAGCGCCGGCGGTGGCTGTCGTGGTGGCAGTTCACCAGCACCCGGTAGACGTAGGCGTCCCGGTTGCCGGCGCGGCTGACCTTCTCCCAGGCGACGTAGCAGCGCACCAGCGCCGTCTGCACCAGGTCCTCGGCCTCGGGCCGGGCGCAACCGAGCAGCACGGCGGAGCGGACGAGCACCGGCCAGCGCTCGTCCACGAACCGCGTGAACTCCTCGTCCCGATCCACTCACCCTCCCGCCGACCCGCCTCTCGTCGGACGACGGGTCGGCGGCGGGTCGAGGTTCCACCGTGATCATCGGCGGATGGCTGCCCGACACGCCGGTGCGGGCAGTTACCCGCCGATGATCAACGGGGGGAGCGGGTCAGCTCTTCAGCTCGTACTCGGCGAAGCGGCTGCGCAGGTCCTTCTTGGAGAACTTGCCGACGCTGGTCTTGGGCACCTCGTCGATGAACTCGACCGCCTCGGGCATCCACCACTTGGCCACCAGGGGCTTGAGGTGCTCGAGGATCTCCTCCTCGGAGGCCTCCTCGCCCTCGTTCAGGACGACGCAGGCCAGCGGGCGCTCGTCCCACTTCGGGTGCGGGATGCCGACGACGGCGGCCTCCTTCACCTTCGGGTGGCTCATGATCGCGTTCTCCAGGTCGACCGAGCTGATCCACTCGCCGCCGGACTTGATCAGGTCCTTGGTGCGGTCGGCGATGCGGATGGAGCCGAACTCGTCCATCGCGGCGACGTCGCCGGTCTTCATCCAGCCGTCCGCGGTCGTGAGCTCCACCCCGGCGTCGGGGTTGTAGTAGTCCTGCGCGCACCACGGCCCGCGCACCTGCAGCTCGCCGGTGGCCTTGTCGTCCCACGGCTGCGGCTCGAGGGTGTCGGAGTCGACGATCCGCGCCTCCACGCCGAGGAACGGGATGCCCGCGCGCGCCCGCTGGGTCGCCTTGGTCTCCTCGTCGGCGTCCTGGTAGCGCGGCGGCAGGATGCCGGACGACGCCACCGGGTGGGTCTCGGTCATGCCCCAGGCCTGCAGGATCGGGATGCCGACCTGCTCGCGGTAGGCCTCGCTCAGCGCCTTCGGGACGGCGGAGCCGCCGCAGCCGATGTCGCGCAGCTTGTGCGGCTTGCCGGCCAGGTGGGGGAGCACGCCCTGCCAGATGGTCGGGACGCCGGCGGTGAACGTGACGCCTTCGTCGACGATCAGCTTGGCCAGCGCCTCGGGCTGCATCAGCGCGCCGGGCATGACCAGCGAGGCGCCGGCGGCCGGTGCGGCCTGCGCGATGCCCCAGGCGTTCGCGTGGAACATCGGCACGACCGGCATGGCGACGTCGCGGATGCCGAGCCCGAATGCATTGGGCATCAGGACGCCCATCGTGTGCAGGAACGTCGAGCGGTGCGAGTAGACGACGCCCTTGGGGTTCCCGGTGGTACCGCTCGTGTAGCACATCGAGGCGGCGGAGTTCTCGTCCGTCACGGAGAACTCGACCGGCTCGGCGTCGGCCAGCAGCGTCTCGTAGTCGAGCACGCGCGAGTCGTCGGGGATCTCGTTGTCGGTGCCGTCGTCCATGACGACGACGTGCCTGACCGTCGTCATCGTGTCGACCAGCGGCCAGAACAGCGGGAGCACCGAGCGGTCGACGAAGACGACCTCGTCCTCGGCGTGGTTGGCGATGTAGGTCAGCTGCTCGGGGAACAGGCGCACGTTGAGCGTGTGCAGCACCCGGCCCGTGCACGGGGCGGCGAAGTACAACTCGAGGTGCCGCTGGCTGTTCCACCCGAACGTGCCGACCCGGCCGTCGGCGCTGATGCCGAGGGTGTCGAGCACGCCGCCCAGCTTGCGGGTGCGCTGCGCCCACTCCGCGTACGTCGCCCGCGTCACCCCGCCGGGGTTGTTGGTGACGATCGTCCCGTCGCCGTAGTGCTGCTCGACGTGCCGGAAGATCGAGTCGATCGTGAGGGGGTAGTCCTGCATCAAGCCGCGCATGTGCGGATCCTGCCAGTGACCACGCTCACGTTCCAGCCCGGGCGCCCGCATCGTCACCGCCGCCGGGCGAGGCGTTCCCGGACCGCGGGGCTGCCCAGCTCCCGCACGGCGTCGGTGCCCACCCAGCGGGCTCCGGCCCCACCCGCCCGGAGCTGCTCGGCGGTCCCGATCGCCAGCCGGTTCAGCCCGGTGCTGCGCTTGCCGATCGCGCGCAGGGCCCAGCTCGCCCCCTTGCGCACCAGGGGTCGCTCGTCGTCCGCACCGGCGGCCAGCGGCGCGAGCAGGGCGGCGAACCGCTCGTCGTCCGTCCGCTTCTCCGCCACGGCCAGGCCCGCCATCAGCGTGAACCCGGCCCGCTTCACCAGCGCCTCGGGCCGCGTCGTCCACTCGACGGCCTTCGTCCAGGCCGGCTCGGCGTACCGGAGGAGGTTCTGGCACACCTGGTCGCAGAGGTCCCAGGAGCCGAACCCGGCGGCCCACCGCTCGAACTGCGCGTCGTCGACGAGCGCCGGGTCGTCCACGAGGGAGGCGAGGATGCGCGCCTCGTGGACGCCGCTGTCCCACAGCCCGGCGGCGAGGTCGTGGTCGCGGCCGAGCTCCTTCGCCACGGCGCGAAGCTCGCCCACCGTCACCCCGTAGGCCTGGTCGGTCGGGATGCCGTACCGGGCCATGCCCGGCAGCCGCGTGGGATCGGCGAGCGCGCGCAGCCGGGCCAGCGCCCGGTCGACGGTCATGTCAGGGGGTCAGGACGATCGGCAGGGTGTCGAGCCCGCGGATGACGAACTCCGGATGGCGCACCGGCTCCCCGCCCAGCTCGAGCAACGACGCCCGGTCCAGCAGTGCGCCGAAGGTGGCCTGCAGCTCCACCCGGGCCAGCGGGGCGCCGATGCAGAAGTGGATGCCGGCGCCGAAGGAGATGTGCGGGTTGTCGGCGCGGGCGACGTCGAGGGTCTCGGGATCGGCGAAGACGGCGGGGTCGTGGTTGGCCGAGCCCAGCAGCGCGGCGATCTTCTGCCCCTCGGTCACCGTGACGCCGCCGATCTCGACGTCGGCGGTGGCGGTCCGCTCGAACAGCTGCAGCGGCGGGTCGAACCGCATCAGCTCCTCGAGGGCCCCGGGCAGCAGGTCGCGGTCGGCGCGCAGGCGGGCCAGCTGGTCGGGGTGGCGCAGCAGCGCCAGCATCCCGTTGCCGGTGACGTTCACCGTCGCCTCGTGGCCGGCGTTCAGCAGCAGGATGCAGGTGGTGACCAGCTCGTCCTCGGTCAGCTTGTCCCCGTCGGAGTCGCGCACGGTGACGAGGTGGCTGACCAGGTCCTCGCCCGGGTTCCGACGGCGGTCGGCGGCCAGCTTGCGGAGGTAGGCGACGAACTCGTCGGCGGCGCGCTCGGCGTCGTCCTCCCGCTGCCGGGTGCGCTCGTACTCGTACATCTTCACGATCGCGTTCGACCACGGCCGCAGCAGCGGGCGGTCGGCCTCGGGCACGCCCAGCAGCTCGGCGATGACGGCGACCGGCAGCTGCTCGGCCATGCCGGTCAGCAGGTCGACCGGCTGCGACCCGCCCGACCGCTCGACCAGCTCGTCGGCCAGGCGCCCGGCGAGCTCCTCGACCCAGGGCCGCAGCCGCTCCACGTGCCCGCGGGCGAAGGCACTGGTGATCAGCCGCCGCAGGCGGGTGTGGTGCGGCGGCTCCATCTCGAGGATGGCGTTGCGGTGGATCAGGTTGAAGCTCGCGAACCGGTCGCCGGGCTCCTTGTCGGTCCAGAGGCGGCCCAGCCGGCGGTCGCGCAGCACGGCGTTCGCCTCGGCGTGGGTGAACGCCAGCCACAGCCCCAGGCCCTCGTGCCACTGCACCGGCGCCTGCGCCCGGGCCTCGGCGAAGGCCGGGTACGGGTCGGCGACGACGGCGGGGTCGGTGAGGTCGAGCGGTGCAGCGGTCACGCCGGCGAGCCTAGGAAGCGCGCCGGCGCCGTCGGTCACCGGCGCTCCCCCTGCCGAGTCATGCGAACTCGTGGCGATCAGCGGCTGATGGCCACGAGTTCGTAGAAGTCGCCGCCCCGGGCGGCGCCGGGGAACCTGCAGCCCCCGCCCGGCCCCCGCCTACGCTGCTTCCATGGCTTCCCGCAAGCGCTCCTCCGCCCCCGTCGCCGTCGCCGAGGACGGCGTCAACCCGAAGGCCCCCTGCTCCTGCGGGTCGGGCCGCCGCTACAAGCACTGCCACGGCTCCGGGTACGCGCCGGTCGTCACGCGACCGTTCGAGGGGCTGCCCGGCGAGGCCGACTGGGTCGCCCTGCGGGAGCTGGTGCCGGCGGCGACGGCGAAGCTCAAGGCCGCCGACGGCCGCGACATCACGCTGGCCAGCGTCCTGCCCGGCGGCGCCCCCGCGCTGGTGCGCGCCAACGGCGAGATCCTCGTCGGCGCCCAGCTGCCGACGTCGTCGGACGACGTGAGCCGCGACCTCGGCACCGCCGTGGCCGCCGCTCTGGAGGCGCCCGCCGGCGCCCCGGTCGACCCGGGCCCCATCGGTGGCGCGGGCTCGGCCGGCCCGCGACTGCAGGAGGTCCTCGACCTGTCGGCGCCGCTCGAGGTGACCGTGCACGACACCTTCGACTTCTGGCTGGAGGGCACCGAGCCGGGGGCGGCCGCACGGGCCGGCCTGCAGCAGGCCAACGAGGCGATCCTGCCCACCGTCCGGCTCGAGGGACTGGAGGCCGCGTACTGGGTGCGCCCGGGCAACGAGCGGGCCCACCTGCGCTGGGTGCGGCCGGAGAAGGAGGAGCAGCTGCTCGACGCGCTGGCCCGCCTGTCGGCGGCCGAGCAGATCCTCCTGGGGGAGGGCACCCGGTACGCCGGCGCCTTCCGCGCCCACGGCCTCGTCGTCCCGGTGTGGGACCTCCCGGCCGACACCCCGGCCGAGGACTGGGTGGGCCCGGCCACCGAGTTCCAGGCCCGCCTGGAGGAGGCCCTGGCGCAGACGGCTCCGCTGACCGCCGACGAGCGGCGCGCCCGCGCAGGGCTGCTCTCCCGCCAGATCACCCTGCGCTGACCGGTGGGCGTCACCGGTCCCGGTGGCGCCCACCGACCGGCCCGGGCGCGCGGACGCCCGGGCCGGACCCGACCGCCCCTCGCCCGTCGACGTCCGGGGCCCGGGCCGGGGCGCATGCCGCGCCCGTCCCCGGGTATGCCGGGCGGCATGGAGGATTCCCGCCGGCCCTCGGGAATCGGTGACCGGACGCCACGGCCCGCCCCCGACACGACGGCCGCGGCCGCGTTCGCCCCTCCGCCCGGCTCCGGCCGGAGCGTGCTGACGTTCGTCTCGGCGCTCGTGCTGGTGGTCTGCGGGGTGGCCGGCGTGCTGTCGTTCTTCACCGAGATCCCCGCCGGCTACGGCGTGCTGCTGCTGGCGGTGGCCGCGGCCGCCGCCGTCGTCCTGACCGTGCTCCTCCGGCGGGCCCCGCGCGGCGACCGAGGCGGCTGACGACGTCCGCACCGGACGGCGCTGACACGTCCGGGTGATCCCGCCGTTGGCACCTCGCGCGTGACCGGGACATGGCCGGGGCGTTACCCGACCGTGACGTGTGGGCCTCTTGACGGCTCCTGTTGTGAACGTTCACATTGGGACTCCCGCAGATGTGGGGTCTGGACGCCGAGGCTCGGCGGCAGACGCTTCGACGAGGAGGCCAATGTGAGCAATCGGCTCGGCTTGACCGCACTGGGCGCCACTCTGGCGCTCACCCTGGCGGCGTGCGGCGGCGAGGGCGCCGGCGGAAGCTCGAGCGCCGGCGACGAGAACGCCAGCGCCGAGGACATGCTGGTCGGTGTCTCGATGCCGACCCAGACCTCCGAGCGCTGGATCGCCGACGGCGAGGCCGTCGAGTCGCAGCTGGAGGCCCTGGACTACCAGGTCGAACTGGCGTACGCGAACGACGACATCCCCACCCAGGCGCAGCAGATCGACCAGATGATCACCCAGGGCGCCGACGCGCTGATCATCGCCGCCATCGACGGGACCGCGCTCAGCAGCCAGCTCGACGCCGCGGCCGCCGCCGGTATCCCGGTCATCTCCTACGACCGGCTGATCCGCGACAGCGAGAACGTCGACTTCTACGTCAGCTTCGACAACTTCGAGGTCGGCGTCGCGCAGGCCAACGCCCTGCTGACCGGGCTCGGCATCCTCGACCGCGAGGGCGAGGAGACCGACGTCACGGGTCCGTTCAACGTCGAGCTGTTCGCCGGTTCGCTGGACGACAACAACGCGACCTTCTTCTGGGAAGGCGCCATGTCGGTGCTGCAGCCCTACATCGACAACGGCACCCTGGTCGTGAAGTCGGGCCAGACCAGCATCGAGCAGGCCGCGATCCTGCGCTGGCAGCAGGAGACCGCCCAGCGGCGGATGGAGGACCTGCTGACCTCCGCCTACAACGACGGCTCGGTCGTCGACGGTGTCCTGTCGCCCTACGACGGCCTGTCCCGCGGCATCATCACCGCGCTGGCCAACGCCGGGTACGGCACCGACGCCAAGCCGATGCCGGTCATCACCGGTCAGGACGCCGAGATCGCCTCGGTGAAGCTGATCGCCGAGGGCACGCAGGGCTCGACGATCTTCAAGGACACCCGGCAGCTGGCCGAGCAGGCCGTCGTCGCCGCCGAGGCGTTCCTCGAGGGTGAGACGCCGGAGGCCAACGACACCACCACGTACGACAACGGCGTGAAGGTGGTCCCGTCCTACCTGCTGCCCGTCGAGACGGTCTTCGCCGACAACATCCAGCAGACCCTGATCGACACCGAGTACTACACCCAGGCAGAGGTCGACGCCGGCCAGGCCGACTGACCTGCCCTCCCGCTCCGGGCCCGGCGGCCTGCCGACGGCGCCGCCGGGCCCGGCTCGGGAACCCCAGCACCACCGCACCACCGCTCAGCACGAGCGCCGCACCACCAGAGGGCGCGCCGGCCGGCTGCCCCACCGCGCCGGCCGGCGCCGGCCCCTGGATCCACACATCCGCCGCACGCGATGACACGGACGAGGACGACGGAGTCCATGGACGACAACATCCTGGAGATGCGCTCCATCACCAAGACCTTCCCCGGCGTGAAGGCGCTGGAGAACGTCAACCTGGCCGTCCGCCGCGGCGAGATCCACGCGATCTGCGGTGAGAACGGCGCCGGCAAGTCCACGCTGATGAAGGTGCTCTCCGGCGTCTACCCGGCCGGGGAGTACGACGGCGAGATCGTCTTCGACGGCACGCCGGTCTCCTTCTCGGGGATCCGCGACAGCGAGCACGCCGGGATCGCGATCATCCACCAGGAGCTCGCGCTCGTCCCCTACCTCTCGATCGCCGAGAACATCTTCCTGGGCAACGAGCGCCGCGGCCGCAGCGGGCTGATCGACTGGAACAGGGCGCACGCCGAGGCCGCCCGGCTGCTCGACTCCGTCGGGCTCCGCGAGAACCCGGAGACCCCGGTCGGCCAGCTGGGCGTCGGGAAGCAGCAGCTGGTCGAGATCGCCAAGGCGCTGTCCAAGGACGTCAAGCTGCTCATCCTCGACGAGCCGACGGCCGCGCTGAACGACAACGACTCCGCCCACCTGCTCGGCCTGCTGCGCGACCTCAGGGAGCGCGGGATCACGTCGATCATGATCTCGCACAAGCTCAACGAGATCACCGCCATCGCCGACCAGGTCACCGTGATCCGTGACGGCAAGACGGTGGAGACGCTCGACCTCGATGCCGGTGAGGTCACCCAGGACCGGATCATCCGCGGCATGGTCGGCCGCGACCTGGAGAGCTACTACCCCGACCGCGATTCGCATCCCGGCGAGGAGGTCCTGCGCGTCGAGGACTGGTCGGTCAGGCACCCCGTCAACGACCGGCTGGTGGTCGACCAGGCGTCGATCGCCGTGCGGGCCGGCGAGGTGGTCGGCATCGCCGGCCTCATGGGCGCCGGGCGCACCGAGTTCGCGATGAGCATCTTCGGCCGCGCCTGGGGGCGGTACGTCGGCGGCCGGCTCTTCCTGCACGGCAAGGAGATCAAGGCCCGGACCGTGGCCGAGGCGATCGACAACGGGATCGCCTACGCGACCGAGGACCGCAAGCACTACGGCCTCAACCTGATCCAGGACATCCGGCAGAACATCTCGGCCGCCGCCCTGGGCAAGCTGTCGCGCGCCGGCTGGGTGAACGACAACGAGGAGACCAAGGTCGCCGAGGACAGCCGGCGCAGCATGAACATCAAGGCGCCGAGCGTCTCCTCGATCGTCGGCAAGCTGTCGGGCGGCAACCAGCAGAAGGTCGTGCTGTCCAAGTGGCTCTACACCGACCCCGAGGTGCTGATCCTCGACGAGCCGACCCGCGGGATCGACGTCGGGGCGAAGTACGAGATCTACACGATCATCAACCGGCTGGTGGCGGACGGGAAGGCCGTCATCGTCATCTCGTCGGAGCTGCCGGAGCTGCTCGGCATCTGTGACCGCATCTACACGCTGGCCGAAGGCCGGATCACCGGTGAGCTGCCGGTGGCCGAGGCGACCCAGGAGAACCTCATGGCGCTCATGACGAAGAACAAGGAGGCCGCGGCGTGACCAAGACCGTGCCCCAGGAGGAGTCGATCACCCCGGCTCCCGGCGCCGCCGCCCCCGGCACGCGGCCCGACGACGACAAGAACCTCTGGCACAAGCTGACCAGCAACATGCGGCAGAGCGGCATCTACGTCGCCTTCGTCGCGATCGTCCTGCTGTTCACGGTCCTCACCGACGGGACGCTGCTGCGCCCGGGCAACATCACGAACATCATCCTGCAGTACTCCTACATCCTGGTGCTGGCCATCGGCATGGTCATCGTGATCATCGCCGGGCACATCGACCTCTCCGTGGGTTCGGTGGTCGCGCTCACCGGCGCGGTCTCGGCGGTCCTGGTCATCCAGCAGGGCCTGCCCTGGTGGGTGGGCATCGTCGCGGCCCTGGGGGTCGGCATCCTCGTCGGGGCCTGGCACGGCTTCTGGGTGGCCTACGTCGGGATCCCGGCATTCATCGTCACCCTCGCCGGCATGCTGCTGTTCCGCGGCCTGACGCTGCAGGTGCTCGACAACGTCTCCCTGTCGCCCTTCCCGGACCGGTACACCGACGTGGCCACCGGGTTCCTCAACGGGCTGCTCGGCGGCTACGGCTACGACGCGTTCACCCTCCTCATCGGTGCGGTCGCGGTGGGCGGCTACGCGGTCAGCGCCTGGCGCACCCGGGCGGCCCGCGTGCGCTACGACCAGCCGGTCGGGTCCCTCGGGGCGTTCATCGCCAGGATCGCCGTGGTCGCCGCCGTCGTCATGTACTTCGCC is from Blastococcus sp. HT6-4 and encodes:
- the mmsA gene encoding multiple monosaccharide ABC transporter ATP-binding protein, producing the protein MDDNILEMRSITKTFPGVKALENVNLAVRRGEIHAICGENGAGKSTLMKVLSGVYPAGEYDGEIVFDGTPVSFSGIRDSEHAGIAIIHQELALVPYLSIAENIFLGNERRGRSGLIDWNRAHAEAARLLDSVGLRENPETPVGQLGVGKQQLVEIAKALSKDVKLLILDEPTAALNDNDSAHLLGLLRDLRERGITSIMISHKLNEITAIADQVTVIRDGKTVETLDLDAGEVTQDRIIRGMVGRDLESYYPDRDSHPGEEVLRVEDWSVRHPVNDRLVVDQASIAVRAGEVVGIAGLMGAGRTEFAMSIFGRAWGRYVGGRLFLHGKEIKARTVAEAIDNGIAYATEDRKHYGLNLIQDIRQNISAAALGKLSRAGWVNDNEETKVAEDSRRSMNIKAPSVSSIVGKLSGGNQQKVVLSKWLYTDPEVLILDEPTRGIDVGAKYEIYTIINRLVADGKAVIVISSELPELLGICDRIYTLAEGRITGELPVAEATQENLMALMTKNKEAAA
- the mmsB gene encoding multiple monosaccharide ABC transporter permease codes for the protein MTKTVPQEESITPAPGAAAPGTRPDDDKNLWHKLTSNMRQSGIYVAFVAIVLLFTVLTDGTLLRPGNITNIILQYSYILVLAIGMVIVIIAGHIDLSVGSVVALTGAVSAVLVIQQGLPWWVGIVAALGVGILVGAWHGFWVAYVGIPAFIVTLAGMLLFRGLTLQVLDNVSLSPFPDRYTDVATGFLNGLLGGYGYDAFTLLIGAVAVGGYAVSAWRTRAARVRYDQPVGSLGAFIARIAVVAAVVMYFAWQLAHARGLPIVLIILAVLVIAYGIITKRTVFGRQVYAIGGNLAAAQLSGVKVKKVNFWIFVNMGFLAGVAGVIYSSRSNGAQPAAGNMFELDAIAAAFIGGAAVTGGVGTVVGAMVGGLIMAVMSNGMQLMGVEQQIQSVVKGLVLLLAVAFDVYNKRRAGASR
- the chvE gene encoding multiple monosaccharide ABC transporter substrate-binding protein; protein product: MSNRLGLTALGATLALTLAACGGEGAGGSSSAGDENASAEDMLVGVSMPTQTSERWIADGEAVESQLEALDYQVELAYANDDIPTQAQQIDQMITQGADALIIAAIDGTALSSQLDAAAAAGIPVISYDRLIRDSENVDFYVSFDNFEVGVAQANALLTGLGILDREGEETDVTGPFNVELFAGSLDDNNATFFWEGAMSVLQPYIDNGTLVVKSGQTSIEQAAILRWQQETAQRRMEDLLTSAYNDGSVVDGVLSPYDGLSRGIITALANAGYGTDAKPMPVITGQDAEIASVKLIAEGTQGSTIFKDTRQLAEQAVVAAEAFLEGETPEANDTTTYDNGVKVVPSYLLPVETVFADNIQQTLIDTEYYTQAEVDAGQAD
- a CDS encoding cytochrome P450, with the protein product MTAAPLDLTDPAVVADPYPAFAEARAQAPVQWHEGLGLWLAFTHAEANAVLRDRRLGRLWTDKEPGDRFASFNLIHRNAILEMEPPHHTRLRRLITSAFARGHVERLRPWVEELAGRLADELVERSGGSQPVDLLTGMAEQLPVAVIAELLGVPEADRPLLRPWSNAIVKMYEYERTRQREDDAERAADEFVAYLRKLAADRRRNPGEDLVSHLVTVRDSDGDKLTEDELVTTCILLLNAGHEATVNVTGNGMLALLRHPDQLARLRADRDLLPGALEELMRFDPPLQLFERTATADVEIGGVTVTEGQKIAALLGSANHDPAVFADPETLDVARADNPHISFGAGIHFCIGAPLARVELQATFGALLDRASLLELGGEPVRHPEFVIRGLDTLPIVLTP
- a CDS encoding SigE family RNA polymerase sigma factor — translated: MDRDEEFTRFVDERWPVLVRSAVLLGCARPEAEDLVQTALVRCYVAWEKVSRAGNRDAYVYRVLVNCHHDSHRRRWWRERPTEQLPEFASDDVTGQVDDADAVRRALRRLSAAHREVVVLRYYAHLGEQQIAEALRIAPGTVKSRLSRALAQLSTDLDVSELRGGRAS
- a CDS encoding long-chain fatty acid--CoA ligase, with protein sequence MRGLMQDYPLTIDSIFRHVEQHYGDGTIVTNNPGGVTRATYAEWAQRTRKLGGVLDTLGISADGRVGTFGWNSQRHLELYFAAPCTGRVLHTLNVRLFPEQLTYIANHAEDEVVFVDRSVLPLFWPLVDTMTTVRHVVVMDDGTDNEIPDDSRVLDYETLLADAEPVEFSVTDENSAASMCYTSGTTGNPKGVVYSHRSTFLHTMGVLMPNAFGLGIRDVAMPVVPMFHANAWGIAQAAPAAGASLVMPGALMQPEALAKLIVDEGVTFTAGVPTIWQGVLPHLAGKPHKLRDIGCGGSAVPKALSEAYREQVGIPILQAWGMTETHPVASSGILPPRYQDADEETKATQRARAGIPFLGVEARIVDSDTLEPQPWDDKATGELQVRGPWCAQDYYNPDAGVELTTADGWMKTGDVAAMDEFGSIRIADRTKDLIKSGGEWISSVDLENAIMSHPKVKEAAVVGIPHPKWDERPLACVVLNEGEEASEEEILEHLKPLVAKWWMPEAVEFIDEVPKTSVGKFSKKDLRSRFAEYELKS
- a CDS encoding DUF5926 family protein; translated protein: MASRKRSSAPVAVAEDGVNPKAPCSCGSGRRYKHCHGSGYAPVVTRPFEGLPGEADWVALRELVPAATAKLKAADGRDITLASVLPGGAPALVRANGEILVGAQLPTSSDDVSRDLGTAVAAALEAPAGAPVDPGPIGGAGSAGPRLQEVLDLSAPLEVTVHDTFDFWLEGTEPGAAARAGLQQANEAILPTVRLEGLEAAYWVRPGNERAHLRWVRPEKEEQLLDALARLSAAEQILLGEGTRYAGAFRAHGLVVPVWDLPADTPAEDWVGPATEFQARLEEALAQTAPLTADERRARAGLLSRQITLR
- a CDS encoding DNA alkylation repair protein, whose amino-acid sequence is MTVDRALARLRALADPTRLPGMARYGIPTDQAYGVTVGELRAVAKELGRDHDLAAGLWDSGVHEARILASLVDDPALVDDAQFERWAAGFGSWDLCDQVCQNLLRYAEPAWTKAVEWTTRPEALVKRAGFTLMAGLAVAEKRTDDERFAALLAPLAAGADDERPLVRKGASWALRAIGKRSTGLNRLAIGTAEQLRAGGAGARWVGTDAVRELGSPAVRERLARRR